From Rutidosis leptorrhynchoides isolate AG116_Rl617_1_P2 chromosome 3, CSIRO_AGI_Rlap_v1, whole genome shotgun sequence, a single genomic window includes:
- the LOC139895808 gene encoding receptor kinase-like protein Xa21, translating into MKSREPICSSFSPLTSFLFSFLLIYFMTTNTTNATISSSSYDYGNETDHLALLSFKSLITHDPYGALSSWNTSFHFCDWSGVTCGKQHKRVTVLQLTSQGLKGSLSPHVGNLSFLRELSLGNNSLQKTIPHELGRLYRLRVLNLSRNKFSGVIPTNLSGCSNLETLGLGVNELFGSIPKEISFLPKLTMLSLSENRLTGGVPSFLGNITSLELLSLPKNPFGGTIPDTFGHLKSLKELYLGVCNLTGSIPLSIYNLSLLTELSLPSNHLTGSLPLAICSMLPALTGLQLWGNQLTGILPSSISNCSKLTTFDITNNSFSGKLTIDFSKLTDIVSIGLGNNLFGGAQTNEMNFIDSLNNCSKLNYLFLYNCNFEGALPVSIGNLSDKLSFLNLGANRLYGNLPSSIGNLVGLSRLVLSSNKLIGIIPSSIGKLEKLKIALFYENQFSGPIPDAFGNLSGINRLALHSNKLEGVIPLSLGNCYGLELLYLSNNRLSGNIPKQLLQLPSLTIALELSQNNLFGSLPSEVGDLKMLMFLNLSHNNLSGNIPSSLSGCTSLSYLDINHNLFQGMLPQSLSSMRGLVELDLSHNNLSGQIPRFIEGFPLYALNLSFNDFEGEVPVKGVFANASGISVVGNRKLCGGSRELGLPRCKKKEKNKSKRWFIVFVIILFIASTLLVISCVVYVLFKKKRTGQHSQSSTSGRFSKVSYDQLLKATDGFSEDNLIGKGGTSSVYKGVFEHDDRFVAVKVLHLQIRGAHKNFIRECEAWRSTRHRNLLKIITSCSSVDFQGNDFKALVYEFMPNGSLHDWLHSSAHEPGLNLIQRINILIDVASALDYLHNCCVTTIVHCDLKPSNILLDDDMVAHVGDFGLAQFLGTMSDLNSSSGLKGTIGYAPPEYGLGNVMTSSGDVYSFGILLLEVMTGKNPTHNMFNEGHSLYKLVSMTLVDHAVTVTDVVDKDAIIMQSTKADAKKVEECLASILKIGLSCSAYSPAQRMKIENVVNELHHIKDALQNIQVYK; encoded by the exons ATGAAGTCAAGGGAACCAATTTGCTCATCATTTTCCCCCCTCACTTCTTTCCTATTTTCTTTTCTTCTTATATATTTTATGACTACTAATACTACTAATGCCACCATTTCATCATCTTCTTATGATTATGGAAATGAGACAGATCACCTTGCTTTATTATCGTTCAAGTCACTAATTACCCACGATCCTTATGGAGCTCTGAGCTCATGGAACACTTCCTTCCATTTCTGTGACTGGAGTGGCGTTACATGTGGGAAGCAACACAAAAGAGTAACTGTTTTACAACTCACTTCACAAGGCCTAAAAGGATCATTGTCCCCTCATGTAGGAAACCTCAGCTTCCTTCGTGAGCTTAGCCTTGGGAATAATAGCCTTCAGAAAACCATACCCCATGAACTCGGTCGTCTGTACCGGTTACGTGTTTTGAATCTTTCAAGAAACAAATTTAGTGGAGTCATTCCAACAAACTTGTCAGGTTGTTCAAATCTTGAAACACTTGGGCTTGGTGTCAATGAGCTATTTGGAAGCATACCCAAGGAGATTAGCTTTTTACCGAAACTAACTATGTTAAGTTTGTCTGAAAATCGCCTAACAGGTGGAGTCCCGTCTTTCTTGGGAAACATTACATCTTTGGAATTGCTCTCCCTACCAAAAAATCCGTTTGGTGGGACCATTCCAGACACGTTTGGCCATTTGAAAAgcttaaaagaattatacttaggtGTATGTAACTTAACTGGTAGCATCCCTCTTTCCATTTATAACCTTTCACTCCTAACTGAATTATCTTTACCTTCAAATCATCTCACTGGTAGTCTTCCTCTCGCCATATGTTCAATGTTACCTGCTCTGACTGGACTTCAGTTATGGGGTAACCAACTGACCGGGATTCTTCCTTCCTCCATATCTAATTGTTCTAAATTAACAACATTTGATATAACTAACAATAGTTTTAGTGGTAAGTTGACAATCGACTTCTCAAAACTAACAGATATTGTTAGTATAGGCTTAGGTAATAATCTTTTTGGAGGTGCACAAACGAATGAAATGAACTTTATTGATTCTTTGAACAACTGCAGCAAATTAAATTATTTGTTTCTTTACAATTGCAATTTTGAAGGAGCACTCCCGGTGTCAATTGGTAATCTTTCAGATAAGTTGTCTTTTCTCAATTTAGGAGCGAACAGATTATATGGAAACCTCCCCTCAAGTATAGGTAATCTAGTTGGATTAAGTCGGTTAGTTTTGTCTTCTAATAAATTGATAGGAATAATACCCTCTTCCATTGGAAAGCTTGAAAAGTTAAAAATAGCCCTgttttatgaaaaccaattctcagGGCCAATTCCTGATGCCTTTGGGAACTTGTCAGGGATCAATAGACTTGCTTTACATTCGAACAAACTCGAAGGGGTTATTCCATTAAGCTTAGGAAATTGTTATGGTCTTGAGTTGTTATACCTTAGCAACAATAGACTAAGTGGCAACATACCGAAACAACTTCTTCAACTGCCATCGCTAACCATAGCGTTAGAACTTTCTCAAAACAACCTATTCGGCTCACTTCCATCAGAGGTCGGAGACCTCAAGATGTTGATGTTTTTGAAtttatctcataataatctatcggGTAACATTCCTAGTAGCCTTAGTGGTTGCACTAGCCTTTCATACCTAGACATCAACCACAACTTATTTCAAGGTATGTTACCACAATCATTAAGTTCTATGAGGGGATTGGTGGAACTTGATCTTTCTCATAATAATCTTTCGGGCCAAATTCCCCGATTCATAGAAGGTTTTCCATTATACGCATTAAACCTTTCATTTAACGATTTTGAGGGTGAAGTACCAGTGAAAGGAGTGTTTGCCAATGCAAGTGGCATCTCTGTAGTAGGGAATAGGAAGCTTTGTGGTGGATCGCGAGAACTTGGGTTACCCAGATGCAAAAAGAAGGAGAAGAATAAAAGTAAAAGGTGGTTTATAGTGTTTGTAATAATCTTATTCATTGCTTCAACGCTTCTCGTTATATCATGTGTTGTGTAtgttttgtttaaaaagaaaagaacGGGCCAGCATTCTCAATCATCTACAAGTGGACGATTTTCGAAAGTTTCCTACGATCAACTTCTTAAGGCTACAGATGGCTTCTCTGAAGACAATTTGATTGGCAAGGGTGGGACTAGCTCTGTTTATAAAGGAGTTTTTGAACATGATGATAGATTTGTTGCGGTGAAAGTCTTGCATCTTCAAATTCGAGGAGCTCACAAAAACTTCATAAGAGAATGTGAAGCATGGCGTAGTACTCGACACAGGAATCTATTGAAGATAATTACTTCGTGTTCTAGTGTTGACTTTCAAGGCAATGATTTTAAAGCTTTGGTTTATGAGTTCATGCCCAATGGAAGCTTACACGATTGGTTGCATTCAAGTGCACATGAACCGGGACTAAACCTTATTCAACGAATAAATATTCTCATCGACGTTGCTTCTGCACTTGATTATCTTCACAATTGTTGCGTAACAACCATTGTTCACTGTGACTTGAAGCCTAGCAACATTCTCTTGGATGATGATATGGTGGCCCATGTTGGAGACTTTGGTTTAGCTCAATTTCTTGGAACAATGTCAGACCTAAATAGCTCATCTGGGTTGAAAGGAACAATTGGTTATGCACCTCCAG AGTATGGTCTTGGGAATGTAATGACAAGTAGTGGAGATGTGTATAGTTTTGGAATACTTCTATTGGAGGTGATGACTGGGAAAAATCCTACACACAATATGTTTAATGAAGGCCATAGCCTTTATAAATTAGTTTCCATGACCTTGGTGGACCATGCAGTAACTGTAACTGATGTGGTCGATAAGGATGCAATTATTATGCAAAGTACGAAAGCAGATGCAAAGAAAGTGGAGGAATGTTTAGCTTCAATTCTTAAGATCGGATTGTCTTGCTCTGCGTATTCACCAGCACAACGGATGAAAATTGAAAATGTTGTCAATGAATTGCACCATATTAAGGATGCCCTTCAAAACATTCAAG TTTACAAGTAA